The Pseudomonas azadiae genome includes a window with the following:
- a CDS encoding MgtC/SapB family protein — MEAWLHEAWITLQAEFADIGDAKQLTQITVRLLMAAILGGILGFERESKGKAAGVRTHMLVALGAALFVLVPQMSGNQADAMSRVMQGVIAGIGFLGAGTIIKGKDDDEGHVKGLTTAAGLWMTAAIGVSAGLGRESTAVLSTLLALAVFSVMPKIVKRFEKD; from the coding sequence ATGGAAGCCTGGTTGCATGAAGCGTGGATAACCCTGCAGGCCGAATTTGCCGATATCGGCGACGCCAAGCAGCTCACCCAGATCACCGTGCGTCTGTTGATGGCTGCGATCCTGGGCGGCATTCTCGGCTTTGAACGCGAGAGCAAGGGCAAGGCCGCCGGGGTGCGCACCCATATGTTGGTGGCGCTGGGCGCGGCGCTGTTCGTGCTGGTGCCGCAGATGTCCGGTAACCAGGCGGATGCCATGAGCCGCGTGATGCAGGGCGTGATTGCCGGGATCGGCTTTCTGGGTGCTGGCACCATCATCAAGGGCAAGGATGACGACGAAGGCCATGTCAAAGGCCTGACCACCGCGGCGGGCTTGTGGATGACCGCTGCGATTGGGGTCTCGGCCGGGCTGGGCCGGGAATCGACAGCGGTACTGAGTACGTTGCTGGCGTTGGCGGTGTTCAGCGTGATGCCGAAAATCGTCAAGCGTTTCGAGAAGGACTGA
- a CDS encoding DUF3203 family protein — translation MPLRIENQLCYFVLNDDGQEHSVPATRVNIATDTDKSMSYVELAAERIYITEAEADALTVAGAHDGRQHVKADEPGSVI, via the coding sequence ATGCCCCTACGTATCGAAAACCAACTGTGCTACTTCGTGCTTAATGACGATGGCCAGGAACACAGCGTGCCGGCGACCCGGGTCAATATCGCCACCGACACCGACAAATCCATGTCCTACGTGGAACTGGCGGCCGAGCGGATCTACATCACCGAAGCCGAGGCGGACGCGTTGACCGTCGCGGGCGCGCATGACGGGCGTCAACATGTAAAGGCCGACGAACCGGGTTCGGTGATCTGA
- the ccoG gene encoding cytochrome c oxidase accessory protein CcoG, giving the protein MSDRIPTVDTFEPLHPKKVKAKSSDNLIHTRSFTGLFRTLRVGGASFLFLAFFGTVWLNWGGRQAVLWDLAESKFHIFGATFWPQDFILLSALLIICAFGLFAITVFAGRVWCGYTCPQSAFTWLFMWCEKVTEGERNQRIKLHAAPWRLEKLARRSAKHALWLGISVLTGLTFVGYFTPIRPLAAELLTWQMGGISLFWVLFFTAATYLNAGWLREAVCMHMCPYARFQSVMFDKDTLTVSYDVARGEQRGPRKREVKPADVGLGDCIDCQLCVQVCPTGIDIRDGLQMECIGCAACIDACDSIMDKMGYARGLVSYTSEHQLQGGKTRLLRPRLIGYSAVLLLMIAALVVALVERPMVSLDVTKDRGMFRENAEGLIENIYSLKVINKTQQRQDYRLALVDADGFQLQGKTRISLAPGEISDVPVSVALLADKPASSSQTLRFKVTDVDEPQVYSAADSRFVAPLNR; this is encoded by the coding sequence ATGAGCGACAGAATCCCAACCGTGGACACCTTTGAGCCCCTGCACCCAAAGAAGGTGAAGGCCAAATCCAGCGATAACCTGATTCATACGCGCAGTTTCACCGGCCTGTTCCGCACCTTGCGCGTGGGCGGTGCAAGCTTTCTGTTCCTGGCCTTTTTCGGCACGGTGTGGCTGAACTGGGGCGGCCGGCAGGCCGTGCTGTGGGATCTGGCTGAGAGTAAATTCCACATTTTTGGCGCGACCTTCTGGCCGCAGGACTTCATCCTGCTCTCGGCGCTGTTGATCATCTGCGCCTTTGGGTTGTTTGCAATCACCGTGTTTGCCGGCCGTGTGTGGTGCGGCTATACCTGCCCGCAGAGCGCGTTTACCTGGCTGTTCATGTGGTGCGAAAAAGTCACCGAAGGCGAACGCAACCAGCGCATCAAACTGCACGCCGCGCCCTGGCGCCTGGAAAAACTCGCGCGGCGCTCAGCCAAGCACGCCTTGTGGTTGGGGATCAGTGTGCTGACCGGGTTGACCTTTGTCGGCTATTTCACGCCGATCCGCCCGTTGGCCGCCGAGTTGCTGACCTGGCAAATGGGCGGCATCAGTTTGTTCTGGGTGCTGTTTTTTACCGCCGCCACCTACCTCAATGCCGGCTGGTTGCGCGAGGCGGTGTGCATGCACATGTGCCCGTATGCACGCTTCCAGAGCGTGATGTTTGACAAGGACACCTTGACCGTTTCCTACGACGTGGCACGCGGCGAGCAACGTGGTCCGCGCAAGCGCGAAGTGAAACCCGCCGACGTTGGCCTGGGCGATTGCATCGACTGCCAACTTTGCGTGCAAGTCTGCCCCACCGGCATCGACATCCGCGATGGCCTGCAAATGGAGTGCATCGGCTGCGCGGCGTGCATCGACGCCTGCGATTCGATCATGGACAAGATGGGCTACGCCCGTGGTTTGGTGAGCTATACCAGCGAACATCAACTGCAAGGCGGCAAGACCCGCCTGCTGCGGCCACGCCTGATCGGCTACAGTGCCGTGTTGTTGTTGATGATCGCGGCTTTGGTCGTGGCATTGGTCGAACGGCCGATGGTATCGCTGGACGTGACCAAGGACCGCGGCATGTTCCGCGAGAATGCCGAAGGGCTGATCGAAAACATCTACAGCCTCAAGGTGATCAACAAGACCCAGCAGCGCCAGGATTACCGCCTGGCGCTGGTGGACGCCGACGGCTTCCAGCTGCAAGGCAAGACCCGGATCAGCCTGGCACCCGGGGAAATCAGCGACGTACCGGTATCGGTGGCATTGCTGGCGGACAAACCGGCAAGCAGCTCGCAAACCCTGCGTTTCAAGGTGACGGATGTGGACGAACCGCAGGTTTACAGCGCTGCCGACAGTCGCTTTGTGGCGCCGTTAAACCGCTGA
- the mapR gene encoding GntR family transcriptional regulator MpaR (MapR regulates genes involved in Pseudomonas quinolone signal (PQS) production and anthranilate metabolism), with protein sequence MKRYEKFADDIAELIRSGVLGPGQRVPSVRYASQTYGVSPSTVFQAYYLLERRGLIRARPRSGYFVNTHAPSPFSEPAVSEHVHESTEVDVSELVFSVLDSIKDPNTVPFGSAFPSPMLFPLPRLARSLASASREMDPRLVVTDMSPGNPQLRRQIALRYMVGGLMLPMEELLITNGALEALNLCLQAVTEPGDLVAIEAPAFYACLQVLERLKLKAVEIPVHPRDGIDLGALAQTLARYPIKACWTMTSFQNPMGATLPEAKKQALVELLRGHQVPLIEDDVYAELYYGQHAPKPAKAFDTEGLVMHCGSFAKSLAPGYRVGWVAAGRFAQKVERLKLMTSLCPSMPAQAAIADYLQHGGYDRHLRKLRYALEEQQSAMLAAIARYFPAQTRVSQPAGGYFLWLELPEQTDSLKLFQMALAQGISIAPGPIFSATQRFRNCIRLNYGSPWSEASEKAMETLGRIVRSF encoded by the coding sequence ATGAAACGCTACGAAAAATTCGCCGACGACATTGCTGAACTGATCCGCTCCGGCGTGCTAGGCCCCGGCCAGCGGGTGCCGTCGGTGCGCTATGCCAGCCAGACCTATGGCGTCAGCCCGTCCACGGTGTTCCAGGCCTACTACCTGCTGGAGCGGCGTGGCTTGATCCGCGCGCGGCCGCGTTCCGGCTATTTCGTCAACACCCACGCACCCAGCCCGTTCTCCGAGCCGGCCGTGAGCGAGCACGTGCATGAGTCCACCGAAGTGGATGTGAGCGAGCTGGTGTTTTCGGTGCTCGACTCGATCAAGGACCCCAACACCGTGCCCTTCGGCTCGGCGTTCCCCAGCCCCATGCTGTTCCCGCTGCCGCGCCTGGCCCGCTCCCTGGCCAGCGCCAGCCGCGAAATGGACCCGCGCCTGGTGGTCACCGACATGTCGCCGGGCAACCCGCAACTGCGCCGTCAAATCGCCCTGCGCTACATGGTCGGCGGCCTGATGTTGCCCATGGAAGAACTGCTGATCACCAACGGCGCCCTGGAAGCCTTGAACCTGTGCCTGCAAGCCGTCACCGAACCGGGCGACCTGGTCGCCATCGAAGCCCCGGCGTTCTATGCCTGCCTGCAGGTGCTGGAACGCTTGAAACTCAAGGCGGTGGAAATTCCCGTGCACCCGCGCGACGGCATCGACCTGGGCGCGCTCGCGCAAACCCTGGCGCGCTACCCGATCAAGGCCTGCTGGACCATGACCAGCTTCCAGAACCCCATGGGTGCTACCCTGCCGGAAGCCAAGAAGCAGGCATTGGTGGAACTGTTGCGTGGCCACCAGGTGCCGCTGATAGAAGACGATGTGTACGCCGAACTGTATTACGGCCAACACGCACCCAAGCCGGCCAAGGCTTTTGATACCGAAGGCCTGGTGATGCACTGCGGCTCCTTCGCCAAGAGCCTGGCCCCCGGCTATCGCGTAGGCTGGGTCGCGGCCGGGCGCTTTGCGCAGAAAGTCGAGCGCTTGAAATTGATGACCTCGCTGTGCCCCTCGATGCCGGCCCAGGCGGCGATTGCCGACTACTTGCAGCACGGCGGTTACGACCGACACCTGCGCAAACTGCGCTACGCGCTGGAGGAACAGCAAAGCGCCATGCTCGCCGCCATCGCCCGCTACTTCCCGGCGCAGACACGGGTCAGCCAGCCGGCCGGCGGGTACTTCCTGTGGCTGGAGCTGCCAGAGCAGACGGATTCGTTGAAACTGTTCCAGATGGCGTTGGCGCAAGGCATCAGCATCGCGCCGGGGCCGATTTTCTCGGCCACCCAGCGTTTTCGCAATTGTATTCGCCTGAACTACGGTAGCCCGTGGAGCGAGGCGTCGGAGAAGGCGATGGAAACGCTGGGGCGGATCGTGCGGTCGTTTTGA
- a CDS encoding efflux transporter outer membrane subunit yields MTDSTFARLATLRGCRVASLLLCGVLLSACAIGPDYTRPEVVEPAQFKEAQGWRQATPSDSLARGAWWELYGDRQLNDLVQRLNTSNQTVAQAEARFRQAQALVRSSRGAFYPSVDLSAGKTRASQGTGSSSASLSSSSSGIRDTLNAQLGVSWEADIWGKLRRGLEANEASAEASSADLAAMRLSQQSELVQSYLQLRVMDEQTRLLQATLETYQRSLQMTQNQYRAGISGKDAVAQAQTQLKTTQASLIDLIWQRAQLENAIAVLIGEAPANFNLAVSKDIPALPQVPVSLPSQLLERRPDIASAERSVIAANANIGVAKAAYYPDLSLSLAGGYSSSTYSDWISLPNRFWSVGPKLAMTLFDGGQRSAEVDRTVASYDETVAKYRQTVLDGFREVENYMVQLKVLEDEAVVSNEALEAARESLRLTQNQYKAGLIGYLDVVTVQATALSNERTVLTLLQSRLVASVQLIAALGGGWDGQTPIVDKD; encoded by the coding sequence ATGACCGATTCAACCTTTGCCCGATTAGCCACGTTGCGTGGTTGCCGCGTGGCGAGCCTGCTGCTCTGCGGTGTGCTGCTCAGTGCCTGCGCCATCGGCCCCGACTACACGCGCCCGGAAGTCGTGGAACCTGCGCAATTCAAGGAGGCCCAGGGCTGGCGCCAGGCCACGCCCAGCGATTCGCTGGCCCGTGGCGCCTGGTGGGAGCTGTACGGCGACCGCCAGCTCAACGACCTGGTGCAGCGCTTGAATACCTCCAACCAGACCGTGGCCCAGGCCGAAGCGCGTTTTCGCCAGGCCCAGGCGCTGGTGCGCAGTTCCCGTGGCGCGTTTTACCCCTCCGTCGACCTGAGCGCCGGCAAGACCCGCGCGAGCCAAGGCACCGGCAGCAGCAGCGCGAGCCTCAGCAGCTCCAGCAGCGGTATCCGCGACACCCTCAACGCACAGCTGGGCGTGAGCTGGGAGGCGGACATCTGGGGCAAATTGCGCCGTGGCCTGGAAGCCAACGAAGCCAGCGCCGAGGCGAGTTCGGCGGACCTGGCGGCGATGCGCCTGAGCCAACAGTCGGAGCTGGTGCAAAGCTACCTGCAGTTGCGCGTCATGGACGAACAGACCCGCTTGCTGCAAGCCACGCTGGAGACCTACCAGCGCTCGCTGCAAATGACCCAGAACCAATACCGCGCCGGTATCTCCGGCAAGGACGCGGTGGCCCAGGCGCAAACCCAGCTCAAGACCACCCAGGCCAGCCTGATCGACCTGATCTGGCAGCGCGCCCAGTTGGAAAACGCAATTGCCGTGTTGATCGGCGAAGCGCCGGCCAACTTCAACCTGGCGGTGAGCAAAGACATTCCGGCGCTGCCGCAGGTACCTGTGAGCCTGCCGTCGCAACTGCTTGAACGTCGCCCGGATATTGCCTCGGCCGAGCGCTCGGTGATCGCCGCCAACGCCAATATCGGCGTGGCCAAGGCGGCTTATTACCCGGACCTGAGCCTGAGCCTGGCCGGCGGGTATTCCAGCAGCACCTATTCCGACTGGATCAGCCTGCCGAACCGCTTCTGGTCGGTGGGACCGAAGCTGGCCATGACCCTGTTCGACGGTGGCCAGCGTTCGGCCGAAGTCGACCGCACCGTGGCCAGCTACGACGAGACCGTCGCCAAATACCGCCAGACCGTACTGGATGGTTTCCGCGAAGTGGAAAACTACATGGTGCAGCTCAAGGTGCTGGAGGACGAGGCGGTGGTCAGCAATGAAGCGCTCGAGGCGGCCCGTGAGTCGTTGCGCCTCACGCAGAACCAGTACAAGGCCGGGCTGATCGGCTACCTGGACGTGGTCACCGTGCAAGCCACGGCCTTGAGTAACGAGCGCACCGTGCTGACCTTGTTGCAGTCGCGCCTGGTGGCCAGTGTGCAACTGATCGCCGCCTTGGGCGGTGGCTGGGATGGGCAGACACCCATTGTCGACAAAGACTGA
- a CDS encoding efflux RND transporter permease subunit, whose amino-acid sequence MNLSGPFIRRPVATMLLSLAIMLLGGVSFNLLPVSPLPQIDFPVIVVSASLPGASPEVMASTVATPLERSFGAIAGITTMSSSSSQGSTRVILAFDSDRDINGAAREVQAAINASRNLLPSGMRSMPTYKKINPSQAPIMVLSLTSDVLQKGELYDLASTILSQSLSQVPGVGEVQIGGSSLPAVRIELEPKALDQYGVALDDVRNTIANANQRRPKGSLEDSQRNWQIQANDQLEKAKDYEPLLIRYQDGAALRLKDVAKISDGVEDRYNSGFFNNEPAVLLVINRQSGANIIETVRQIKAQLPALQAVLPSSVKLSLAMDRSPVITATLHEAEMTLLIAVGLVILVVYLFLGNFRASLIPTLAVPVSLVGTFAVMYLYGFSLNNFSLMALILATGLVVDDAIVVLENISRHIDEGVPPMKAAYLGAQEVGFTLLSMNVSLVAVFLSILFMGGIVTNLFREFSITLSAAIIVSLIVSLTLTPMLCARWLKPHVKDRMTGLQRWSQRINDRMVAGYATSLDWVLRHRRLTLLSLLLTIGVNVALYVVVPKTFMPQQDTGQLIGFVRGDDGLSFSVMQPKMETFRKAVLKDPAVLSVAGFIGGNNGTNNAVMLVRLKPISERKISAQAVIERLRKDVPPVPGGRLFLMADQDLQFGGSRDQTSAQYSYILQSGDLAALRLWYPKVVAALRELPQLTAIDAREGRGAAQVTLIVDRDQAKRLGIDMDMVTAVLNNAYSQRQISTIYDSLNQYQVVMEVNPKYAQDPITLNQVQVITSTGARVPLSTIAHYENSLADDRVSHEGQFASENIAFDMAPGVTVEQGTAAIERAIAKVGLPEDVIAKMAGTADAFAATQKGQPFMILGALVAVYLVLGILYESYIHPLTILSTLPSAGVGAMLAIYLTGGEFSLISLLGLFLLIGVVKKNAILMIDLALQLERNERLGPLESIRSACLLRLRPILMTTLAAILGALPLLLGTGDGAEMRRPLGLTIIGGLVLSQVLTLYTTPVVYLYLDRARHRFNAWRGVRTDAALDTAL is encoded by the coding sequence ATGAACCTGTCCGGACCTTTCATTCGGCGCCCGGTAGCAACCATGCTCTTGAGCCTGGCGATCATGCTGCTGGGCGGCGTCAGCTTCAACCTGCTGCCGGTGTCGCCGCTGCCGCAGATCGACTTCCCGGTCATCGTGGTGTCGGCCAGCTTGCCCGGCGCCAGCCCCGAGGTGATGGCGTCCACCGTGGCGACGCCGCTGGAGCGCTCGTTCGGCGCGATTGCCGGCATCACCACCATGAGCAGTTCGTCGAGCCAGGGCTCCACCCGGGTGATCCTCGCGTTCGATTCCGACCGTGATATCAACGGCGCGGCGCGGGAAGTGCAGGCGGCCATCAATGCCTCGCGCAACCTGTTGCCCAGCGGCATGCGCAGCATGCCCACGTACAAGAAGATCAACCCGTCCCAGGCGCCGATCATGGTGCTGTCGTTGACCTCGGACGTGCTACAGAAAGGCGAGCTGTACGACCTGGCCTCGACCATCCTCTCGCAAAGCCTGTCCCAGGTGCCGGGTGTCGGCGAAGTGCAAATTGGCGGCAGCTCGTTGCCGGCGGTGCGTATCGAGCTGGAACCCAAGGCCCTCGACCAGTACGGCGTGGCCCTCGACGATGTGCGCAACACCATCGCCAATGCCAACCAGCGTCGGCCCAAGGGCTCCCTGGAAGACAGCCAGCGCAACTGGCAGATCCAGGCCAACGACCAGTTGGAGAAGGCCAAGGACTACGAGCCGTTGCTGATCCGCTACCAGGACGGCGCCGCCTTGCGTCTCAAGGATGTGGCGAAAATCAGCGACGGCGTGGAAGACCGCTACAACAGCGGCTTTTTCAACAACGAACCGGCGGTGCTGCTGGTGATCAACCGTCAGTCCGGCGCCAACATCATCGAGACCGTGCGGCAGATCAAGGCGCAGTTGCCGGCGTTGCAGGCGGTGCTGCCGTCCAGCGTCAAGCTGAGCCTGGCCATGGACCGCTCGCCGGTGATCACCGCCACGTTGCACGAAGCCGAGATGACATTGCTGATCGCCGTCGGGCTGGTGATCCTGGTGGTGTACCTGTTCCTGGGCAATTTCCGCGCTTCGCTGATCCCGACCCTGGCCGTGCCGGTCTCGCTGGTGGGCACCTTTGCGGTGATGTACCTGTACGGGTTCTCGCTGAACAATTTTTCGCTGATGGCGTTGATCCTGGCCACCGGCCTGGTGGTGGACGATGCCATCGTGGTGCTGGAGAACATTTCGCGGCATATCGATGAGGGCGTGCCGCCGATGAAAGCGGCGTACCTGGGCGCCCAGGAAGTCGGGTTTACCTTGCTGTCGATGAACGTGTCGCTGGTGGCGGTGTTCCTGTCGATCCTGTTCATGGGCGGGATCGTCACCAATTTGTTCCGCGAGTTTTCCATCACCCTGTCGGCGGCGATCATTGTCTCGCTGATTGTCTCGCTGACCCTGACGCCGATGCTCTGCGCGCGTTGGCTCAAGCCCCACGTCAAAGACCGGATGACTGGTTTGCAGCGCTGGAGCCAGAGGATCAACGACCGTATGGTCGCCGGCTACGCCACCAGCCTGGATTGGGTGCTGCGCCATCGTCGCCTGACCCTGCTCAGCCTGTTGCTGACCATCGGGGTCAACGTCGCATTGTATGTGGTGGTGCCGAAAACCTTCATGCCGCAGCAGGACACCGGCCAGTTGATCGGTTTCGTGCGCGGTGACGACGGGCTGTCGTTCAGCGTGATGCAGCCGAAGATGGAGACCTTCCGCAAGGCGGTGCTCAAGGACCCGGCAGTGCTCAGCGTGGCCGGCTTTATCGGCGGCAACAACGGCACCAACAACGCGGTGATGCTGGTGCGCCTCAAACCGATCAGCGAGCGCAAAATTTCCGCCCAGGCGGTGATTGAACGCCTGCGCAAGGACGTCCCGCCGGTACCGGGCGGGCGCCTGTTCCTGATGGCTGACCAGGACCTGCAATTTGGCGGCAGCCGCGACCAGACCAGCGCGCAGTATTCCTACATCCTGCAAAGCGGCGACCTGGCGGCATTGCGCCTGTGGTATCCGAAGGTGGTGGCCGCCTTGCGCGAGCTGCCGCAGCTCACCGCCATCGACGCGCGCGAAGGGCGCGGCGCGGCGCAGGTCACGCTGATTGTCGATCGCGACCAGGCCAAGCGCCTGGGCATCGACATGGACATGGTCACGGCGGTGCTCAACAACGCCTACAGCCAACGACAGATCTCCACCATCTATGACAGCCTCAACCAGTACCAGGTGGTGATGGAGGTCAATCCCAAATATGCCCAGGACCCGATCACCCTTAACCAGGTGCAGGTGATCACCTCCACCGGCGCGCGGGTGCCGCTGTCGACCATCGCCCATTACGAGAACAGCCTGGCGGACGACCGCGTCAGCCACGAAGGCCAGTTCGCCTCGGAAAACATCGCCTTCGACATGGCGCCTGGCGTGACGGTGGAGCAGGGCACGGCCGCCATCGAGCGGGCGATCGCCAAGGTCGGGCTGCCGGAAGACGTGATCGCCAAGATGGCGGGCACGGCCGACGCGTTCGCAGCGACGCAGAAAGGCCAGCCCTTCATGATCCTCGGCGCATTGGTGGCGGTGTACCTGGTGCTGGGCATCTTGTATGAAAGCTATATTCACCCGCTGACGATTCTTTCGACCCTGCCGTCGGCAGGGGTGGGCGCGATGCTCGCGATTTACCTGACGGGTGGCGAGTTCAGCCTGATTTCCTTGCTGGGCCTGTTCCTGCTGATCGGCGTGGTAAAGAAGAACGCGATCTTGATGATCGACCTGGCCCTGCAATTGGAACGCAATGAGCGCCTGGGCCCGCTGGAGTCGATTCGAAGTGCCTGCCTGCTGCGTTTGCGGCCGATCCTGATGACCACCCTGGCGGCGATCCTCGGCGCGTTACCCTTGCTGCTGGGCACTGGCGATGGCGCGGAAATGCGGCGCCCCCTGGGCCTGACCATCATCGGTGGCCTGGTACTCAGCCAGGTCCTGACCCTTTACACCACCCCGGTGGTTTACCTTTATCTCGACCGCGCGCGCCATCGTTTCAACGCCTGGCGCGGCGTGCGTACCGATGCTGCCCTGGACACTGCGCTATGA